A single genomic interval of Stieleria maiorica harbors:
- a CDS encoding IS4 family transposase — MPAKQTKPKIVPKRGKPVVTPGTPDDLSVDQAQQEATTDASDRKFKSKDIQGLKYLDMIAPLLERLHDDQCERDKAGNRDLHYDQLCMLVLLYLFKPAITALRSIPQATELAKVKKRLGCGRTSLGSLSEASRVFDADRLKEVIAELGQHAQSVHGQKSLHGINQTITLVDGSLVSCLPRLIDASIFKGQSNSHLVKWRLHTHFEVDRYVPTRIDVTPDAGGQHDERSVLEQTIQRDRLYVMDRGYAKFSLFNKIVQAKSSYVCRVRDNSVYDVLEQRVLSENAVAAGVLSDEIVDLGRHQGGNRERPGHPVRLICVRCSAHTSRGKYHGTSTGPSSDGILRIVTNMLDVPAEIIALIYSQRWIIEIFFRFFKQLMGCSQLIFHSQNGIEIQCYCALIACLLINIWTGRKPTKRTFEMISYYFMGLASEEELIAHLEKLKRHYDATATNQ, encoded by the coding sequence ATGCCCGCCAAGCAAACCAAGCCCAAAATAGTTCCAAAACGTGGGAAACCAGTTGTCACTCCTGGTACTCCAGATGATCTGTCGGTCGATCAGGCACAGCAAGAGGCGACCACCGATGCCTCAGATCGAAAATTCAAGAGCAAAGACATTCAAGGTCTGAAGTATCTCGATATGATCGCTCCTCTGCTGGAGCGACTTCATGACGACCAATGCGAACGCGACAAAGCTGGCAATCGAGACCTGCACTACGACCAACTCTGCATGCTGGTACTGCTATATCTATTTAAACCGGCGATTACCGCGTTGCGGTCAATTCCTCAAGCCACGGAACTTGCGAAAGTCAAGAAACGACTCGGTTGCGGACGAACATCCCTTGGCTCACTGAGCGAAGCTTCGCGCGTGTTCGACGCCGACCGTCTCAAAGAAGTCATTGCCGAGCTCGGCCAGCACGCACAGTCGGTACATGGCCAAAAGAGCCTGCACGGCATCAACCAGACGATCACCCTTGTCGATGGCTCATTGGTCTCTTGCCTGCCTCGCTTGATCGATGCATCGATCTTCAAAGGGCAAAGCAACAGTCACTTGGTCAAGTGGCGATTGCATACGCACTTCGAGGTGGATCGGTACGTCCCGACGCGAATCGACGTGACGCCCGACGCAGGTGGCCAGCACGACGAACGATCGGTGCTCGAGCAGACGATCCAGCGAGATCGTTTGTATGTCATGGATCGCGGTTATGCAAAGTTCTCGCTGTTCAACAAGATCGTCCAAGCCAAAAGCAGCTATGTGTGCCGCGTTCGCGACAACAGTGTTTACGATGTCCTGGAGCAGCGAGTGCTTTCCGAAAATGCCGTCGCCGCAGGAGTCTTAAGCGATGAGATTGTAGATCTTGGCAGACACCAGGGCGGAAACCGAGAACGGCCAGGGCATCCTGTTCGGTTGATCTGCGTTCGTTGCAGCGCCCATACCAGCCGTGGAAAGTACCACGGGACTTCGACGGGACCGAGCAGCGATGGCATCTTACGAATCGTGACGAACATGCTGGATGTTCCCGCCGAAATCATCGCATTGATCTATTCTCAACGCTGGATCATCGAGATCTTTTTTCGATTCTTCAAGCAGTTGATGGGCTGTAGCCAATTGATATTCCACAGCCAGAATGGAATTGAGATTCAGTGCTATTGTGCATTGATCGCCTGCCTGCTGATCAACATCTGGACGGGGCGCAAGCCAACCAAGCGTACGTTTGAGATGATCAGCTACTACTTCATGGGTCTGGCGAGCGAAGAGGAATTGATCGCTCATTTAGAGAAACTCAAGCGGCACTACGACGCGACTGCAACCAACCAATAA
- a CDS encoding M56 family metallopeptidase: MNAWNFVSAELSWQICVTLLHSLWQIPLIALFIWLACRWGRSTVERKYLLHVAGVFLSIAVVPLTFVLIANGRPADNQITAADVGPAIVRTGTFPSVGSPENKTLPEVAAESSSSDAVAGTGSTETDSDAHANAVVNDLHKGNDHRISNAIGQNLWRGAPSWIVGLYLLGVMTMLIRLGRDMIRAERIRLQSRVVTDGPLLASIRLLAERWSLHVLPRLATTEQFVVPQVLGLLKPTILMPASAMTGLSSQQLEMILAHEFAHLQRQDMWVNLLQRVAESLLFFNPALWMISRRTSLLREYCCDEIACQVADEGDTSSDSGTRWRYAEALLLVAEASCPTESANLATVAADGRAPSDLRRRIASLLGQPLREPLQLPRRGFAIAIASVPLVWASLLWQANAQVTTQESDSDRTAATSENDLTDTDRADADRAVATARARTFGLQNTNRIAFRQSARQINVPGMQPYPKRDMASLWKARGSQLADQQPNQIRTESQIAWDGDRLLLGSLSIIRPDQSWRQTHFWDGRDGWIGEIQSTKPKKTKNVYRYASLEQLTEHVHPFSYPHWAASGDRLPWPGQAVLIAEHSVAPSQTHYRHAGTETIDGELCDVYVGPERSEQVWIAAQTKLVKAVSRHYLSGISEELRWKIASDASGKTIGSQEEYDRYRQGLSTEEQSALGARWAAAAWDQMYPGNLTVFSDYQEIAPGVRWPMTVDRVVVHPSGQGQETFKYYLSKIAVDMIDDFDMDELAADALPDPGVKVTDRTGKAPFEYIWSDQLTQAAIEQKRKEASDKKAAEIEQKRQINATPINTIGDAIEILTDGPKIEPTMVWARAIKFLTEHPDEALPALIKTLDEEQRDHPISKLAFALRAVGDPRAVPALIRAFPRTLLPGRSDFGLLLEEDDELRRFMQQHDLGKGSGGKTFNYGRAFREVVGALHKLTNQNFNEMELNWIRLEGSKVQRRVAQQQFDRVAQKWANWWEADWKDFVDDPAFSKVNLISSTELEVTPTKPHEPLSGPNADLVSGGFGGIIQSVHNSGKQCFFDLDTGRLADWPSELAPLGKTQLGSTELRDWARREGFDVVGITLTPDGETEPLYCLMPLGLQAWKITEDDHRKLTAMAQGKAPYPLSDPVELLVPRRIIPKPRDSQHSGDSFLFVTREGTTGVIRLTAQVTNTEDRSGYASSDDFLFENSGFHRGVKYAYQTISELSDEQP, from the coding sequence ATGAACGCTTGGAACTTTGTGTCGGCTGAGTTGAGCTGGCAGATTTGCGTGACGCTACTGCATTCGCTGTGGCAGATTCCGTTGATCGCGCTGTTCATTTGGCTGGCCTGTCGATGGGGTCGGAGCACGGTCGAGCGGAAATACTTGCTGCATGTCGCGGGGGTGTTCTTGAGCATTGCTGTCGTGCCGTTGACGTTTGTTTTGATTGCAAACGGCCGTCCAGCGGACAACCAGATCACAGCCGCGGACGTTGGCCCCGCGATCGTAAGAACGGGAACTTTCCCTTCTGTTGGCTCACCAGAAAACAAGACGTTGCCAGAGGTCGCCGCCGAGTCGTCAAGCAGTGATGCAGTCGCCGGAACCGGCTCGACGGAGACAGATTCGGACGCGCATGCCAATGCCGTGGTCAATGACCTTCACAAAGGTAACGACCATCGCATCAGCAACGCGATTGGGCAAAACCTGTGGCGAGGGGCTCCTTCATGGATTGTCGGGCTCTATCTTCTTGGCGTGATGACGATGCTAATCCGACTCGGTCGCGACATGATCCGAGCCGAACGAATTCGTCTGCAAAGTCGTGTGGTAACCGATGGGCCTCTGTTAGCGTCGATCCGCCTGTTGGCAGAACGATGGTCGCTTCACGTCTTACCCCGACTCGCGACGACCGAACAATTCGTCGTCCCTCAGGTGCTGGGTTTACTAAAACCGACCATCTTGATGCCCGCGTCGGCAATGACGGGGCTTTCATCGCAACAGCTTGAAATGATTTTGGCGCATGAGTTCGCCCACCTGCAACGGCAGGACATGTGGGTCAACTTGTTGCAGCGTGTTGCCGAGTCACTGCTCTTTTTTAATCCGGCGCTATGGATGATCAGTCGGCGAACCAGCTTGCTGCGTGAGTATTGTTGCGACGAGATCGCCTGCCAGGTTGCCGATGAGGGGGACACATCGAGCGACAGCGGAACACGGTGGCGCTACGCGGAAGCGTTATTGCTGGTTGCCGAAGCATCCTGTCCAACAGAATCAGCGAATCTGGCAACCGTCGCAGCCGACGGGCGGGCACCCTCGGACCTTCGCCGGCGGATCGCAAGTTTGCTGGGCCAACCACTGCGTGAACCGTTGCAACTTCCGCGTCGCGGGTTTGCGATCGCCATCGCGTCGGTCCCACTGGTATGGGCTTCGCTGCTCTGGCAGGCCAACGCGCAGGTCACAACGCAGGAATCTGATTCGGACCGGACGGCTGCTACGTCGGAAAACGATCTCACCGATACCGACCGTGCGGATGCCGACCGCGCCGTGGCCACCGCGCGAGCCCGGACGTTCGGATTGCAAAACACCAATCGAATTGCGTTCCGGCAATCCGCTCGCCAAATCAACGTCCCGGGGATGCAGCCGTATCCCAAGCGAGACATGGCGAGCCTGTGGAAAGCGCGTGGCAGCCAGTTGGCCGATCAGCAACCGAATCAGATCCGTACCGAATCGCAAATCGCATGGGACGGCGACCGACTGCTGCTGGGCAGCCTGAGTATCATCCGGCCCGACCAGTCCTGGCGTCAAACGCACTTCTGGGACGGCCGAGACGGTTGGATCGGTGAAATCCAGTCCACCAAGCCGAAGAAAACAAAAAACGTCTATCGCTACGCCTCCCTCGAACAACTGACCGAACACGTCCATCCGTTCAGCTACCCGCACTGGGCCGCCTCCGGGGACCGCCTGCCTTGGCCAGGGCAAGCGGTGTTGATTGCAGAACACAGTGTCGCTCCATCGCAAACACATTACCGCCACGCGGGGACCGAGACGATTGACGGCGAACTGTGCGATGTCTACGTCGGACCGGAACGCAGCGAACAGGTATGGATCGCAGCGCAGACCAAGCTTGTCAAAGCGGTCAGCCGCCACTACCTGTCGGGCATTTCTGAGGAACTGCGATGGAAAATCGCCTCCGACGCGTCCGGAAAAACGATCGGAAGCCAGGAAGAGTACGATCGATATCGTCAAGGATTGTCGACCGAGGAACAAAGTGCGCTGGGTGCACGTTGGGCCGCCGCCGCGTGGGACCAGATGTATCCGGGAAACCTCACCGTCTTTTCAGACTATCAAGAAATTGCACCCGGTGTCCGCTGGCCCATGACGGTGGATCGCGTCGTGGTGCATCCCAGTGGCCAGGGTCAAGAAACATTCAAATACTACCTTTCTAAAATCGCGGTCGACATGATCGATGACTTCGACATGGACGAACTCGCAGCCGATGCATTGCCCGATCCGGGCGTCAAAGTCACTGATCGAACCGGCAAGGCACCGTTCGAGTACATCTGGTCGGATCAACTGACGCAAGCCGCGATCGAACAAAAGCGAAAAGAGGCCTCTGACAAGAAAGCTGCCGAAATCGAACAAAAGCGCCAGATCAACGCGACGCCGATCAACACCATCGGCGATGCCATCGAGATCCTCACCGACGGTCCCAAAATTGAACCGACGATGGTCTGGGCGCGGGCGATCAAATTCTTGACCGAGCATCCCGACGAAGCGTTGCCGGCGTTGATTAAGACGCTCGACGAAGAGCAGCGGGATCACCCCATCAGCAAGTTGGCATTTGCGTTGCGCGCGGTCGGCGATCCCCGTGCCGTTCCCGCTTTGATCCGGGCCTTCCCGCGCACGCTCCTTCCCGGCCGCAGCGACTTTGGCCTCCTGCTGGAAGAGGACGACGAACTTCGGCGGTTCATGCAACAACACGATCTCGGTAAAGGCAGCGGTGGAAAAACCTTCAACTACGGTCGAGCCTTTCGAGAGGTGGTCGGCGCGTTACATAAACTGACGAATCAAAATTTCAATGAAATGGAGTTGAATTGGATCAGGCTGGAAGGATCAAAAGTACAACGGCGCGTCGCACAGCAACAGTTTGATCGTGTCGCTCAAAAGTGGGCAAATTGGTGGGAAGCCGACTGGAAAGATTTTGTCGATGACCCCGCCTTTTCGAAAGTGAATTTGATTTCATCGACCGAGTTGGAAGTCACGCCGACGAAGCCCCACGAACCACTTTCCGGTCCGAACGCCGATCTCGTCAGCGGCGGTTTCGGTGGCATCATCCAGTCCGTCCACAACTCCGGCAAGCAATGTTTCTTCGACCTCGACACCGGCCGGCTGGCAGACTGGCCTAGCGAACTCGCACCACTCGGCAAGACTCAATTGGGTTCCACCGAACTCCGCGACTGGGCGCGTCGCGAAGGGTTTGATGTTGTGGGCATCACGTTGACGCCCGACGGTGAAACCGAACCGCTGTATTGCTTGATGCCATTGGGATTGCAAGCCTGGAAGATCACCGAGGACGACCACCGAAAACTGACCGCGATGGCGCAAGGGAAGGCTCCTTATCCGCTGTCCGATCCGGTCGAATTGCTGGTGCCGCGCCGCATCATCCCCAAACCACGAGATTCACAACACAGCGGTGATTCGTTCTTATTCGTGACACGCGAAGGGACGACCGGTGTCATTCGATTGACTGCTCAGGTCACCAACACCGAGGACCGAAGCGGTTACGCATCAAGCGATGACTTTCTGTTCGAAAACTCCGGCTTTCATCGCGGTGTGAAGTACGCCTACCAAACCATCTCCGAATTGTCGGACGAACAACCGTAG
- a CDS encoding BlaI/MecI/CopY family transcriptional regulator, protein MARPESEYPTELELEILKVLWDESPLPVRDVRARLESDAGRTLAHSSVITMLNIMHRKGFLKRQKDGKAFLFSPKVEKERISGGMVSDLLSRLFEGSPTAMVLNLLETGEIDRDELDEIRRMVNRKRREREQ, encoded by the coding sequence ATGGCACGTCCAGAGTCGGAGTACCCGACAGAGCTTGAGCTTGAGATCTTGAAGGTCCTGTGGGACGAGTCCCCGCTTCCTGTGCGGGACGTTCGCGCGCGGTTGGAATCCGACGCGGGCCGCACGCTCGCCCACAGCAGCGTGATCACCATGCTGAACATCATGCATCGCAAGGGCTTTCTGAAACGCCAAAAAGACGGCAAAGCCTTTCTGTTTTCGCCGAAGGTCGAAAAGGAACGCATCAGCGGAGGCATGGTTTCGGACCTGCTTTCGCGACTGTTCGAAGGCTCGCCGACCGCGATGGTTTTGAACCTGCTGGAGACCGGCGAGATCGATCGCGACGAGCTGGATGAGATTCGACGGATGGTCAATCGCAAACGTAGGGAGCGGGAACAATGA
- a CDS encoding tetratricopeptide repeat protein yields the protein MTERRPAFCTTATTASTLCLAICLLAVSGCDSHSDTPTEGEDQIRRGQTVRAGDDSTAPLDDTLIGTVKSRPGTPAGSQACVECHQDRYETYMQTAHSRSLRPVDLEAIRTDVAMDHQRSKRSYEIINRSGELWHREWLHFRAQDAPNQDSDPKLRTAEMPVEFVMGSGTFAEAYVLRDGGYLLQSPVTWYTADQAYAMAPGYDEQVHRGCNRVVETHCLFCHVGNLSREQPQHPKITELAIGCRRCHGPGERHVQYHRSHAESPDAEAPPDDARLIDPTALSRSKLESICAQCHLNGDVVVETFGNDIWDFVPGNEFAETRLVYHAEDGRADDPFAQHFDQMWQSICYQESETLTCATCHDPHHAEPATDRATLHRDHCNRCHNHQACGVPLDQRKAENDNQCVLCHMPSRPSDAVHSATTNHRIAVYSSSPPNEAPPANAPVTLRRVQPLPPGISPEQAATADRLAEAYWLLENNGDTTKTRGLDAGSIEASLLESSDASAPHVLSALARLADLQSESAADASQAIRHSERGQSYADRALADPSIGHRARVGALEVLANHQYRAAEYEAAVETYQRLVTLRRSAVDHYNLGLALGKIRRFGPAEQAFREATRIDPSYPLPYQSLSVLYRGINPQLSAQMERLSRSLIQNAR from the coding sequence GTGACAGAACGTCGCCCCGCTTTTTGCACGACCGCGACAACCGCGTCCACGCTGTGTCTGGCAATCTGTCTTCTGGCGGTTTCCGGTTGCGATTCCCACTCCGACACGCCGACGGAAGGCGAGGATCAAATCCGCCGGGGACAGACCGTTCGGGCGGGTGATGATTCCACCGCTCCGTTGGACGACACACTTATCGGAACGGTGAAATCGCGACCGGGGACGCCTGCCGGATCGCAGGCCTGTGTGGAGTGTCACCAGGACCGCTACGAAACCTACATGCAGACGGCCCACAGTCGGTCGCTCCGCCCCGTCGATCTTGAAGCAATCCGCACGGATGTGGCGATGGATCACCAGCGGAGCAAACGCTCGTACGAGATCATCAACCGCTCGGGAGAATTATGGCATCGCGAGTGGCTGCACTTTCGCGCCCAAGACGCCCCAAACCAAGACTCCGATCCGAAACTTCGCACCGCGGAGATGCCGGTCGAGTTTGTGATGGGAAGCGGTACCTTTGCCGAGGCGTACGTGCTGCGCGACGGCGGCTACTTGCTTCAATCGCCCGTCACCTGGTACACCGCCGATCAAGCCTATGCGATGGCTCCCGGGTACGACGAACAGGTCCATCGTGGTTGCAATCGCGTCGTTGAAACACACTGCCTGTTCTGTCACGTCGGAAACCTCTCACGGGAACAGCCCCAGCACCCCAAAATCACTGAACTCGCCATCGGATGCCGGCGCTGCCATGGCCCCGGTGAACGTCACGTCCAATACCATCGGTCGCATGCGGAGTCTCCGGACGCGGAAGCGCCCCCCGACGACGCTCGATTGATCGACCCGACGGCGCTTTCAAGGTCAAAGTTGGAATCGATCTGTGCACAGTGCCACCTCAACGGTGACGTCGTCGTGGAAACATTCGGCAACGACATTTGGGACTTCGTTCCTGGCAACGAGTTTGCAGAAACCCGACTGGTCTATCATGCCGAGGATGGCAGGGCCGACGATCCGTTTGCACAACATTTTGATCAGATGTGGCAAAGCATCTGCTACCAAGAATCCGAAACGTTGACCTGCGCGACCTGCCATGATCCCCACCACGCGGAACCGGCAACCGACCGCGCCACGCTGCACCGTGACCATTGCAATCGCTGTCACAACCACCAAGCATGCGGAGTTCCTCTCGACCAGCGAAAAGCTGAAAACGACAATCAATGCGTCCTGTGCCACATGCCATCAAGGCCCAGTGATGCAGTCCATTCAGCGACGACCAATCACCGGATCGCCGTCTATTCGTCATCGCCGCCCAACGAAGCCCCGCCGGCAAACGCCCCGGTCACCCTGCGGCGGGTTCAGCCGCTGCCCCCAGGAATCTCGCCGGAACAAGCCGCAACCGCAGACCGACTGGCTGAAGCGTACTGGTTGCTGGAAAACAACGGCGATACCACAAAGACACGTGGACTCGATGCGGGCTCCATCGAAGCGTCGCTTCTGGAATCGTCCGATGCTTCGGCGCCCCATGTGCTGTCCGCGCTCGCCCGACTTGCCGACCTGCAATCTGAATCTGCAGCGGACGCTTCGCAGGCGATCAGGCATTCCGAACGCGGCCAGAGCTATGCCGATCGTGCATTGGCCGATCCATCGATCGGGCACCGGGCGCGTGTCGGTGCGCTAGAAGTCTTGGCGAATCACCAGTACCGCGCGGCCGAGTACGAGGCTGCCGTCGAAACGTACCAGCGATTGGTGACGCTGCGGCGGTCGGCCGTCGATCACTACAACCTCGGGCTTGCGCTCGGCAAGATACGCCGATTCGGACCGGCCGAACAAGCCTTCCGCGAAGCAACTCGCATCGACCCCTCCTATCCGCTTCCCTACCAGTCACTGTCCGTCCTGTACCGCGGCATCAACCCGCAATTGTCCGCACAAATGGAACGCCTTTCGCGCAGCCTGATTCAAAACGCCCGCTGA
- a CDS encoding FG-GAP-like repeat-containing protein encodes MKLAPRPSWIPPLLSTALLYATLLGGCGTPDEDDAGRTQPATAEAQDARTLMEAAMRAGDWQRADRYATQAMIADPDNPDLVTLVAKVNAYCDRKRDAANLLVEAAQLGEFRPASRVTLAVQALIEVGEIYSAIELLERSLAVHPQEHSQRRMLVGFLAEVQRTDRIGPHLKVLIKNRAFDLSLLLATTERSSRRLSENTASRLLQRNPADRRVRLSDAFLYLYRHDALQANKVLEDILRHHPEFAPAHAMYGQGLVMAERWNDLPRWIEAAPTQSPEFAGYWLTIGDLAMKNGNTASAVRAYWEATRRDPSSSLAWDQLRLAIHRLGAGESEFRDAVSQEQLAIVSGHADAVLNLRESYNEFTGGGMVSQSQAADVAAALLQVGRIWEAEAWSAIATTLSEDPSDRLADLRESIVSRLAPDLEWISGDIASARLDLSFLPKPTLEEVPDVELRSDVVPAIAIDDHLRLSERSDRWGLTSVGQGNNPTNARLAALIRSTGVGGGAIDYDLDGFPDLMIMNAGGTMLQNDSMPNELMRNLGNRMVHVGPFAGVADRGFGQGVAIGDFNEDGFRDLFFANLGKNRLLRNNGDGSFTDCTDRLHDRSAAAWSTSAVMVDINGDSITDLLVTNYCKTVENLDKACPNEEGVLGPCHPLKFPAEHDQFLMGTAKGEFEDVTDTWVDPSAPGRGLGIVAGALDGQQLGIFVANDMSRNQFYQRESGGPMKLVESASARGVAVDAVTRAQASMGVASSDFDMDGDLDFYVSGFAREYNVYYEQISPGMWKDQTGRLGLTEPTLSVVGFGTQAVDLDSDGIDEILVTNGHIGEFSGPDVPPYEQPLQLFRRDGTGRFALVQDDPWGEYFRTPHVGRALWTTDVNRDGRNDVVITHTHEQVRLLMNESDDRNNRVAFQLVATDSSRDAVGAVIRFRSNGRPRTLWSLAGDGYFCSNEKTLIAGIGAANEVTDLSVTWQDGSVDRIGTLTANGQYLITQGMGEAFPMFRYDDTGSR; translated from the coding sequence GTGAAATTGGCTCCCCGTCCGTCCTGGATCCCCCCGTTGCTGTCTACCGCATTGCTGTACGCCACATTACTGGGCGGGTGCGGAACGCCCGACGAAGACGACGCCGGACGAACGCAACCCGCGACGGCCGAGGCACAAGACGCGCGCACCCTGATGGAAGCGGCGATGCGCGCGGGCGATTGGCAACGGGCCGATCGCTACGCGACACAGGCGATGATTGCCGATCCCGACAACCCGGACTTGGTCACGCTGGTCGCCAAAGTCAACGCGTATTGCGACCGGAAACGCGATGCGGCGAATCTGTTGGTGGAGGCTGCCCAGCTGGGCGAGTTCCGGCCCGCGTCCCGGGTCACCCTTGCGGTGCAAGCACTGATCGAAGTCGGTGAGATTTACTCCGCGATCGAATTGCTGGAACGGTCCTTGGCGGTGCATCCGCAGGAGCATTCGCAACGCCGCATGCTGGTCGGATTTCTGGCCGAGGTTCAGCGGACCGATCGGATCGGCCCGCATCTAAAAGTATTGATCAAGAACCGGGCGTTTGATCTTTCGTTGCTGTTGGCGACCACCGAACGATCGTCGCGGCGGCTTTCGGAGAACACCGCGTCGCGATTGTTGCAACGCAACCCCGCGGACCGTCGTGTGCGTCTTTCCGACGCGTTTCTGTATCTGTATCGCCATGATGCACTCCAGGCGAACAAGGTGCTGGAGGACATCTTGCGGCATCACCCCGAGTTCGCGCCGGCGCATGCGATGTATGGGCAAGGGCTGGTGATGGCCGAGCGTTGGAACGATCTGCCGCGTTGGATCGAAGCCGCCCCCACGCAAAGCCCCGAGTTCGCCGGATACTGGTTGACGATTGGCGATTTGGCGATGAAAAACGGAAACACGGCGTCGGCGGTCCGCGCGTATTGGGAGGCGACGCGACGCGACCCGAGCAGCAGCCTGGCGTGGGATCAACTGCGACTTGCCATTCATCGTCTCGGTGCCGGTGAATCCGAGTTTCGTGACGCCGTGTCCCAGGAACAGCTGGCGATCGTGTCTGGGCATGCCGACGCCGTGCTCAATCTTCGCGAAAGTTACAATGAATTCACCGGCGGGGGAATGGTCAGCCAGAGCCAAGCGGCGGATGTGGCGGCTGCGTTGTTGCAAGTCGGTCGCATCTGGGAAGCGGAAGCTTGGTCGGCCATCGCGACGACGCTTTCAGAAGATCCGAGCGATCGATTGGCAGATCTTCGGGAATCGATTGTCAGCCGTCTCGCACCCGATCTGGAATGGATTTCTGGTGACATCGCATCGGCGCGTCTTGATTTGTCGTTCCTGCCCAAACCGACGCTGGAGGAAGTTCCCGATGTGGAATTGCGATCGGACGTCGTTCCGGCCATCGCAATCGACGATCATTTGCGGTTGTCCGAGCGATCGGATCGTTGGGGGCTCACCTCGGTCGGCCAAGGGAACAATCCGACCAACGCGCGTCTGGCGGCATTGATTCGTTCCACGGGCGTGGGCGGCGGAGCGATCGATTACGACTTGGACGGTTTTCCTGATCTGATGATCATGAACGCCGGCGGCACGATGCTGCAGAACGACTCCATGCCCAACGAATTGATGCGGAACCTTGGAAATCGAATGGTTCACGTCGGGCCGTTTGCCGGCGTGGCCGATCGCGGGTTTGGACAAGGCGTGGCGATCGGCGATTTTAATGAAGATGGTTTTCGAGACCTGTTCTTTGCAAACCTGGGAAAGAACCGATTGCTGCGAAACAACGGTGATGGAAGCTTCACCGATTGCACCGATCGGCTTCATGACCGTTCGGCGGCGGCATGGTCGACGTCCGCGGTGATGGTCGACATCAACGGTGATTCGATCACCGATCTGTTGGTGACCAATTATTGCAAGACGGTCGAAAACTTGGACAAGGCCTGCCCCAATGAAGAAGGCGTGCTGGGCCCCTGTCATCCGTTAAAATTCCCGGCCGAGCACGATCAGTTTTTGATGGGGACGGCGAAGGGGGAGTTCGAAGACGTGACCGACACTTGGGTCGATCCTTCGGCTCCCGGACGCGGATTGGGGATCGTCGCCGGGGCTCTGGATGGCCAACAGTTGGGGATCTTTGTGGCCAACGACATGTCACGCAATCAGTTCTATCAACGCGAGTCCGGCGGCCCGATGAAATTGGTCGAATCCGCGTCGGCGCGGGGAGTCGCCGTGGACGCGGTCACGCGCGCCCAGGCGTCGATGGGAGTCGCCAGCAGCGACTTTGACATGGACGGCGACCTCGATTTCTACGTCAGCGGATTCGCACGTGAATACAACGTCTACTATGAACAGATCTCGCCGGGGATGTGGAAAGACCAGACGGGGAGACTGGGGTTGACGGAACCGACACTCTCGGTCGTCGGTTTCGGCACCCAAGCAGTCGACCTGGACAGTGATGGGATCGACGAGATCCTGGTGACCAACGGGCACATCGGCGAGTTTTCTGGCCCAGACGTTCCGCCGTATGAACAGCCGTTGCAACTGTTTCGGCGGGATGGCACAGGCCGTTTTGCGTTGGTCCAGGACGATCCCTGGGGCGAATACTTTCGCACGCCGCATGTCGGCAGAGCACTCTGGACAACCGATGTGAATCGAGACGGACGCAACGACGTGGTGATCACCCACACGCACGAGCAGGTCCGTTTGCTAATGAATGAAAGCGACGATCGAAACAACCGAGTCGCGTTTCAGTTGGTGGCCACCGACAGCAGTCGCGATGCCGTGGGGGCGGTGATCCGTTTCCGCAGCAACGGTCGTCCGCGAACCCTTTGGTCGCTGGCCGGTGACGGGTACTTTTGCAGCAACGAAAAAACATTGATCGCGGGGATTGGAGCGGCCAATGAAGTGACGGATCTGTCGGTCACTTGGCAAGACGGTTCGGTGGACCGGATCGGCACGCTGACGGCCAACGGCCAGTATTTGATCACCCAGGGCATGGGTGAAGCGTTCCCGATGTTTCGGTATGACGATACCGGGTCGCGTTGA